A region of the Bernardetia sp. genome:
AAAACAAAACAATGCAGAGGCTTTAGTTTGGTTGGAAAATCAGCAGGTACAACAAAATACTGAAAATGTAAGACTTACATCAAGTATAAATACAGTAGCTAAGAAGGAAATTACTGTAATAAACCACTTTGCAGAAGGTGTAAAAGAATTTAACAATAAAAACAATGAAGAGGCATATAATCATTTCCAAAAAGTATCTCCTAAAAAAGAGCCAGAGGTGTTGAAATACTTGGCTGTTATGCACAAAAATAATTTCATTGACAATGCAAATTTGGGAGAAGCAATTTTATATCTGAATGAATATGTTACTACTTATCCACAAGATTCAGAAGGATACAAATTATTGGGTGAGATTTACTTAATGAAAAATCAAAAATCAGAAGCAAAGTATTTTTTTGAAAAAGCAGAGCAAAAAGGAAGTACAATAACTAAAGCAATGTGGGCTGCCGTAGATTAGATGTAGCCAACTTTTGTAGCTCACTCTTCAGAACGAGAAAGAGTTTTTCAAGTAAAGTATAAAATGATTGTTTGAATTTATTTTAAACAATCATTTTTTTGAAAGAAGATTTCCTAAAAATCAGCCTCTACCTTAAAATTAACACGCTCTCTCGTTTTTGGATGCTCAAATTCTAAATATTCAGCGTGCAGATGTAGGCGTTCATCTCTTGTTCCATACAAATCATCACCTACAATAGCAGCATTTAAGCCGTTAGGATGGGCTGCATGAACTCTTAGCTGATGAGTGCGTCCAGTTAGGGGATAGAAATAAACACGAGTTTGATTTTTTACACTGTTTACTTGCAATACTTCATACTTTGTTTGAGCTGGCTTTCCGTGTTGATAACAAATAAGCTGATGAGGACGATTTTCCAAATCTACACGCAAAGGCAAATCTATCAAACCATTTTTAGTTTTTAAAATACCGTCTAACACAGCAATATAACGTTTTTTTACAGTTCTTTTTATAAACTGACGTTGCAAAAACTGATAGCTACTTTTATTTTTAGCCACCAACAACAAACCCGATGTGCTTTGGTCTAAACGATGCACAAGGACTGCACTTGGATAAATTTCTTGTATTCTAGTCTGTACAGAATCTTTGATATTTCGCCCTGGAACGGAAAGAAATTCGGCAGGTTTATTAATTATCAAAAAAGAATCATCTTCATAAACAATTTCTAATTCTTTTCCCAACGCTGGATTTTTGAGCATTGGATTTTCTTCTACCTCCAAACCTTGTAACATAAAACCCAAAATAGGTTCACACTTCGCACGGCAAGAAGGATAAAACTGTCCATGCTTTCGAATTTCAGATTTAGGAGGCTGTCCCCACCAAAATTCTCCTAATACTATCGGCTCAAGGTTATTTTTGTAAGCATAATGTAAAAGTTTAGGAGCTGCACACTCGCCAGCACCAGCAGGAGGAGCAATTTCTAACTCTTTATT
Encoded here:
- a CDS encoding RluA family pseudouridine synthase, with the translated sequence MPVPSRFIPFKKSIKDIELPKLFNFPFYYEAHELVKIAAEQVQEYLTTQTDWKHNFGLNPNDEGMVIGKMFGVLVVRNKENEIGFLAAFSGKLADSNEHHYFVPPVFDILKKDGFFRKEEEVLNALNREIENLENDNEFKELQLFFNAETQRSLAEIEINKQKLKIKKQERKVRREAASKELSETDFEHLKEQLKDESLEQQYFFKKLKRDWAERLLGVENQLNVFKDKIAELKKERKNRSNDLQQRLFEKYTFLNARGEYKSLQTIFNKELEIAPPAGAGECAAPKLLHYAYKNNLEPIVLGEFWWGQPPKSEIRKHGQFYPSCRAKCEPILGFMLQGLEVEENPMLKNPALGKELEIVYEDDSFLIINKPAEFLSVPGRNIKDSVQTRIQEIYPSAVLVHRLDQSTSGLLLVAKNKSSYQFLQRQFIKRTVKKRYIAVLDGILKTKNGLIDLPLRVDLENRPHQLICYQHGKPAQTKYEVLQVNSVKNQTRVYFYPLTGRTHQLRVHAAHPNGLNAAIVGDDLYGTRDERLHLHAEYLEFEHPKTRERVNFKVEADF